A DNA window from Procambarus clarkii isolate CNS0578487 chromosome 3, FALCON_Pclarkii_2.0, whole genome shotgun sequence contains the following coding sequences:
- the LOC138368082 gene encoding uncharacterized protein, translating into MAEEYILTHRPSARYVPKTYSRYPAKHKPEDRTAPRSAAKSTSDSPRRFSPKRDVLCWTCGKRGHIAAKCRSSSGNNPRREVMLMNSIVPPTSTLEKRKGLFAPYTSQGYVASGLASTPVVILRDSGAAQSLILETSLPEGISADEMQKVILGGFPSTLYVAPLVQVHLDSQHFKGECRLAVVDSLPIKGIDVILANDLALGLLPNCPLVMDNPGREETSPIAEVQTRSQAHLHAPLDLNTLFDSPPIPQVTSSHTPVPPVQMPVPEHWTRAHLIEEQKKDPQVRKLADTVDSPAKGGDLYVWSSGVLCRRHPPKYPQSSAVGDQIVVPAVFRSKLLETAHANRFAGHGGISKTFHRLAKGFYWPHMKEDVRHFCKTCHACQVAGKANQPVPKAPLYPIPSIGEPFEHLILDIVGPLPPATSGVKYLLTILDRVSRYPEAIPLKTITAKVLVKQLLWFISRYGLPKTIQTDQGSNFMSHLFRQQIADLGIRQVTSSAYHPESQGALERFHQTLKGMLRKFCYDRQSKWVEELPYLLFAVRSVPNESLGISPFEMIFGHSVRGPLEVARDHWLDAETNEDIVDWLSTNKGRLFSAWEMATRTLESTQRTIKNRYDRRTKQREFKVGDLVLVCTPTITGSLSARFVGPYPVVKKVTNLNYLLSTPDRRKKETLVHVNMIKKYEGRDTLPVTLVTTNDDIEEEEEVLTNSDILLNLQAKLTHVAEGHQSSLLQMIRQYKPIFDDVPGLTSVLRHDVELEEGVRPIKQHPYRLNPLKKRVVKEEVDYMLKHHLIAPSTSPWSSPILLVPKPGKKYRLCIDYRQVNKVTVADTYPLPRIEECLDAIGKARYLTKFDLFKGYWQVPLTEKAKPISAFVTPDGLFECQVMPFGMKNAASTFQRLMGTVLRDVENTLVYIDDVLIYDVDWQDHLRHIENFFKAMLQSGLVVNLHKSEFARTSVIFLGHKVGGGWIAPKASKIEAIIQYPTPATRKDILRFLGMAGFYPKFVPNFSSIAAPLTNLLKKGVKLIWDENCQKAFESLKAILISSPILRSPSFEDRFILTVDASDYGLGSVLSQTDEKGVEHPVAYHSKKFTPSQLNYSVIEKETLALINSVQHFEVYLTSNGHPILIRTDHNPLKFLAQFKQKNLRLTRWSLHLQQYPLQIEHIKGVDNVVADALSRI; encoded by the coding sequence atggctgaggaatacatcctgactcataggccatcTGCTAGGTACGTCCCGAAGACCTATTCAAGATATCCAGCCAAACATAAACCGGAAGATAGAACTGCCCCTCGTAGTGCCGCCAAGTCAACCTCGGATAGTCCTCGGAGGTTTAGTCCGAAGAGGGATGTATTGTGTTGGACCTGCGGTAAGAGAGGACATATTGCTGCGAAGTGTCGTAGCAGTTCAGGTAATAATCCCCGTAGGGAAGTCATGCTGATGAACAGTATAGTACCACCGACATCCACCCTAGAGAAGAGGAAAGGATTGTTCGCCCCATATACCTCCCAAGGATATGTAGCCAGTGGCCTTGCAAGTACGCCTGTGGTAATACTTAGAGACAGTGGAGCGGCCCAGTCTCTAATTCTGGAAACATCATTACCCGAAGGTATATCGGCGGATGAGATGCAGAAGGTAATCCTGGGTGGATTCCCTTCCACCTTGTACGTTGCCCCATTGGTACAAGTGCATCTGGACTCTCAGCACTTCAAAGGTGAGTGTCGGTTGGCCGTGGTGGATAGTCTTCCCATAAAGGGGATTGACGTGATATTAGCCAATGACTTAGCCCTAGGATTGTTACCCAACTGTCCCCTGGTAATGGATAATCCAGGACGTGAAGAGACCAGTCCCATCGCAGAAGTGCAAACCAGGTCTCAGGCGCACCTCCATGCACCACTAGATCTAAACACTTTGTTTGACTCTCCTCCTATCCCACAGGTTACAAGTAGCCATACACCAGTCCCGCCCGTCCAGATGCCGGTTCCTGAACACTGGACTCGAGCCCATCTGATAGAGGAACAGAAGAAGGACCCTCAGGTACGGAAGTTGGCCGACACCGTAGACTCTCCTGCGAAAGGAGGGGATCTATATGTGTGGTCAAGTGGTGTACTGTGTCGCCGGCATCCTCCGAAATACCCCCAGTCAAGTGCGGTAGGTGATCAGATAGTCGTCCCAGCCGTGTTCAGATCTAAGCTGTTAGAAACAGCCCATGCTAATAGATTTGCTGGACATGGTGGGATCTCTAAGACTTTCCACCGCCTAGCCAAAGGTTTCTACTGGCCGCATATGAAGGAGGACGTACGTCATTTCTGCAAGACCTGCCATGCCTGCCAAGTGGCCGGAAAAGCAAACCAGCCTGTCCCCAAAGCCCCTTTATACCCCATTCCATCAATAGGTGAGCCCTTCGAACACCTCATCTTGGATATAGTAGGCCCTCTTCCACCTGCTACCTCAGGGGTGAAGTATTTGCTAACAATActagatcgggttagtaggtacccagaagcgatCCCCCTTAAAACCATCACAGCTAAGGTTTTGGTGAAACAACTGCTCTGGTTCATCTCACGATACGGTCTTCCCAAGACCATTCAGACGGACCAGGGGTCTAATTTCATGTCCCATTTGTTTCGCCAACAGATCGCCGACCTGGGAATCCGACAGGTTACCTCtagtgcctaccatcccgagtcTCAAGGAGCTTTGGAACGTTTTCACCAGACGTTGAAGGGCATGCTTCGGAAGTTTTGCTACGACAGGCAGAGTAAGTGGGTTGAAGAACTGCCCTACCTCCTATTTGCGGTAAGATCAGTGCCCAATGAATCCCTAGGAATCTCCCCATTCGAGATGATCTTTGGTCACTCAGTAAGAGGTCCCTTAGAGGTGGCACGAGACCATTGGCTGGACGCAGAAACCAACGAGGATATTGTGGACTGGTTGTCTACCAATAAAGGACGGCTGTTCTCAGCCTGGGAGATGGCTACAAGGACCTTAGAAAGTACACAAAGAACTATCAAGAACAGGTATGATAGGAGGACCAAGCAGAGGGAGTTCAAAGTAGGAGATCTGGTTTTAGTATGTACTCCTACAATAACTGGGAGCTTGAGCGCCAGATTCGTAGGTCCCTACCCGGTTGTAAAGAAGGTTACTAACCTCAATTACCTTCTTAGTACTCCAGACCGCCGTAAGAAAGAAACTCTGGTTCATGTTAATATGATCAAGAAGTACGAGGGTCGGGATACACTCCCCGTAACCTTAGTGACCACTAATGACGacattgaggaggaagaggaggtgttgACTAACTCGGACATTCTGTTAAACTTGCAGGCAAAGTTGACACACGTGGCCGAAGGACATCAATCATCATTGCTGCAGATGATCCGGCAATACAAGCCTATCTTCGACGATGTTCCAGGATTAACATCTGTCTTGAGGCATGATGTCGAGCTGGAGGAAGGCGTCCGACCTATAAAGCAACACCCGTACCGTCTCAACCCACTGAAGAAACGGGTGGTGAAAGAGGAGGTAGATTACATGCTGAAACACCATCTGATAGCCCCGAGCACGAGCCCATGGTCATCCCCGATACTACTAGTGCCCAAACCTGGTAAGAAATACCGTCTTTGTATTGATTATCGCCAGGTGAATAAGGTCACAGTAGCAGATACCTACCCTCTCCCCAGAATAGAGGAATGTCTGGATGCCATAGGTAAAGCCCGTTACCTGACGAAGTTTGACCTGTTCAAAGGCTACTGGCAAGTTCCCCTCACGGAAAAGGCCAAACCCATATCAGCATTTGTGACACCCGACGGgctgtttgaatgtcaggtgatgccATTCGGGATGAAAAATGCGGCCTCCACTTTCCAGAGACTGATGGGTACTGTGTTGCGTGACGTAGAAAACACCTTAGTCTACAtcgatgatgtattaatatatgatgtaGATTGGCAGGATCATCTGCGTCACATAGAGAATTTCTTCAAGGCTATGCTCCAGTCAGGATTAGTGGTCAACCTGCATAAATCCGAGTTTGCCCGGACCTCTGTCATCTTCTTGGGTCATAAGGttggaggaggatggattgcgccGAAGGCCAGCAAGATAGAGGCAATAATCCAGTATCCTACGCCAGCTACCAGGAAGGACATCTTGCGTTTCCTTGGTATGGCTGGTTTTTATCCTAAGTTTGTCCCTAATTTTTCCTCCATCGCCGCCCCCCTGACCAATCTGTTGAAGAAGGGGGTGAAATTAATATGGGATGAGAATTGCCAGAAGGCATTTGAGAGTCTCAAAGCAATTCTAATCTCTTCTCCGATCCTCAGGTCCCCGAGCTTTGAGGATAGATTTATCCTGACGGTCGACGCTTCTGATTATGGCTTGGGGTCCGTTTTATCCCAGACGGACGAGAAGGGGGTAGAACACCCGGTGGCCTATCATTCTAAGAAGTTCACCCCCAGCCAGCTTAATTACTCGGTCATAGAAAAGGAAACGTTGGCCTTAATTAATTCCGTCCAGCACTTCGAGGTATATTTAACAAGCAATGGCCATCCTATATTAATACGGACCGACCATAACCCTCTGAAGTTCCTGGCTCAGTTTAAGCAAAAGAACCTCAGGctcaccagatggagtctacaTTTGCAGCAATATCCCCTCCAGATTGAACACATAAAAGGGGTGGACAACGTGGTAGCTGACGCATTATCTCGTATCTag